The Sporomusa termitida genome has a window encoding:
- a CDS encoding MarR family winged helix-turn-helix transcriptional regulator, which produces MADIRSNELYNALKRLNRQIYRYAHQAMPPKAGLHRGQIHLLFLISRNDGVIQRDLADSMDIRPSSLTEMLIKLEQEAFVVRKQDEKDQRIMHIHLTAKGKAAVKGFTEANAKLTAAIFNCLMAEEIEKMLELVQKISENLETLDNPDSGTGNGRGRQPHGHHPHHHWD; this is translated from the coding sequence GAAGCGTCTGAACCGGCAGATATATCGCTATGCGCATCAGGCAATGCCGCCGAAAGCAGGCCTTCACCGCGGACAAATTCACCTGTTGTTTCTCATTTCCCGCAATGATGGGGTAATTCAGCGGGATTTAGCAGATAGCATGGATATTCGCCCCTCTTCCCTGACCGAGATGCTCATTAAGCTGGAACAGGAGGCATTTGTTGTACGCAAGCAGGATGAAAAGGATCAAAGGATCATGCATATCCATCTGACCGCGAAAGGAAAAGCTGCCGTTAAGGGGTTTACTGAGGCCAATGCGAAACTGACAGCGGCGATTTTCAATTGCCTGATGGCAGAAGAAATCGAAAAAATGCTTGAATTGGTCCAAAAAATAAGTGAGAATCTGGAAACCCTGGATAATCCCGATAGCGGTACAGGTAATGGAAGAGGCAGGCAGCCCCATGGACATCATCCCCACCACCATTGGGATTAA